The Hymenobacter sp. GOD-10R genome includes a window with the following:
- a CDS encoding ferritin-like domain-containing protein, whose translation MEALKELKALLAHEVQMMHSAENILLAGLPLIIEKASNEELKAVLDMHWKETGMQVKRLEKAAEYLHISASGNQNPGMKGLLTESEKLTQQEGAEPLVDTALIVGMQKIEHYEIASYGTAAYLADELGLTEVADLLRETLLEERNTSSILGQIAQKNIIRQAAKV comes from the coding sequence ATGGAAGCGTTAAAAGAGCTGAAAGCCTTACTTGCTCATGAGGTACAGATGATGCACAGTGCCGAAAACATCCTGCTAGCGGGCCTCCCGCTCATAATTGAGAAAGCGAGCAACGAAGAGCTGAAAGCTGTACTTGATATGCACTGGAAGGAAACCGGAATGCAAGTGAAGCGTTTGGAAAAAGCCGCTGAATACCTCCACATTTCAGCCAGCGGCAACCAGAATCCAGGCATGAAAGGCTTGCTCACTGAGAGCGAGAAATTAACGCAGCAAGAGGGTGCTGAACCTCTAGTAGATACCGCCCTGATTGTTGGGATGCAAAAAATTGAGCATTACGAAATAGCCAGTTACGGAACCGCGGCATACCTAGCTGACGAACTAGGCCTCACGGAAGTAGCTGACCTCTTGCGCGAAACGCTGCTCGAAGAGAGAAATACGAGCTCGATTCTCGGCCAAATTGCCCAGAAAAACATTATTCGGCAGGCGGCTAAGGTGTGA
- a CDS encoding TonB-dependent receptor plug domain-containing protein → MRHFRWLALSVSACVALLVGTGFSRPDEGFVQQVIAQLNKFYQARYPEKSYLHLDKAVYAVGETVWFKAYVVDASRHLPDTLSRVLYVDLLSAQNRLVAQRVLHLQQGTANGDFTLSDTLAQGMYTVRAYTSWMRNASPEYFFSRRIPVWRTDPTTAAAPAPARRKKAELNAATAPAQSRQPDVQFFPEGGTLIAQIDNRIGFKATDAYGHGIDITGVIKDEQGADVLAFQSQHLGMGQLLLNPAAGKHYQARVKLPDGTVAIYPLPMAQPEGLSLSISEIGDFYNITIRRKTLAGTAPPDNITLVGHVRGVVGYAGRGQIDDTRAFTARVPKSKLPTGLAHFTLFNGQGVAQCERLVFVRNEPSLQVKITPSKASYAPREKVDLTVEVRDATGQPVASQFSLAVNSAQALVANPDAHNILSDLLLTSDLQGFVENPAYYFQENTPDAKMALDNLLLTQGWRRFTWKQMLANTFDPSPFPLERTLTVSGQVLNDGKRPIANSDVALILSRPDRGFANATTDADGRFLFTGFSGSDTTQALVQAKGTKGNRSPVVRLADPLAPLPKTALPRLISPQPEIAEYLQTSKKQQVAERRFRMDTSKTIMLGNVTVKGRRTAQPDTRKIYSNADATIKLSDIPAASSYVNILQVLQGRVAGLTITGNGFDMHAQIRGQGSPQFLVDGVPVDDSYISAISPTDVESVEVLKGASAAIFGGRGAGGVIAIYTKRGNPNYDYSKDPVPPRLAYIKRPGYYRAREFYVPQYDGSAKAPTRPDFRSTTLYWNPQVNTDASGIAHLSFYCSDASGPFQVNGEGLSVNGTPGLGTSKFLVQ, encoded by the coding sequence ATGCGTCATTTTCGTTGGCTGGCATTAAGCGTAAGTGCCTGTGTTGCTTTGCTGGTTGGTACTGGCTTTAGCCGGCCCGATGAGGGCTTTGTGCAACAGGTCATTGCGCAGCTGAATAAGTTTTATCAGGCTCGATATCCCGAAAAAAGCTACCTGCACCTCGACAAGGCGGTGTATGCAGTGGGCGAAACGGTATGGTTTAAGGCGTACGTGGTAGATGCCTCGCGCCACTTGCCCGATACGCTTAGCCGCGTACTGTACGTAGATCTGCTGTCAGCGCAGAACCGTTTGGTGGCGCAACGCGTGCTACACTTGCAGCAAGGCACCGCCAATGGCGATTTTACTTTGAGCGATACGCTCGCGCAAGGCATGTACACGGTGCGTGCCTACACCAGTTGGATGCGCAATGCTTCGCCCGAATACTTCTTCTCCCGCCGCATTCCGGTGTGGCGTACCGATCCGACGACTGCAGCGGCGCCCGCGCCAGCACGGCGCAAAAAAGCGGAGCTCAATGCTGCTACCGCGCCCGCTCAAAGCCGACAACCCGACGTGCAGTTCTTCCCCGAAGGCGGCACCCTCATTGCCCAGATCGACAATCGGATTGGCTTCAAGGCCACGGACGCCTACGGTCATGGCATAGATATAACCGGGGTGATAAAAGACGAACAGGGGGCCGATGTGCTAGCTTTTCAAAGTCAGCACCTAGGCATGGGGCAGTTGCTGCTGAACCCGGCGGCGGGCAAGCACTACCAGGCGCGAGTGAAGCTACCCGACGGAACTGTGGCCATTTACCCGTTGCCCATGGCGCAGCCGGAAGGTTTGTCGCTGAGTATCTCGGAGATAGGCGACTTTTATAACATCACTATTCGCCGCAAAACCCTAGCCGGCACTGCGCCTCCCGATAACATCACCCTGGTGGGGCACGTGCGAGGCGTGGTCGGCTACGCTGGGCGCGGACAGATTGATGATACGCGCGCCTTTACGGCCCGCGTGCCGAAAAGTAAATTGCCGACCGGCCTTGCCCACTTCACCTTGTTTAACGGGCAAGGCGTTGCGCAATGCGAGCGGCTGGTGTTCGTGCGCAATGAGCCTAGCTTACAAGTAAAAATCACGCCTTCCAAAGCTAGCTACGCACCCCGCGAGAAAGTGGACCTGACGGTGGAAGTGCGCGATGCTACAGGGCAGCCCGTGGCTTCGCAGTTTTCGTTGGCGGTAAACAGCGCCCAAGCATTAGTTGCCAACCCCGACGCGCACAACATCCTGTCCGATCTGCTGCTGACCTCTGATTTGCAGGGGTTCGTTGAAAACCCGGCGTACTACTTTCAAGAGAACACGCCCGATGCGAAGATGGCCCTGGATAACCTATTGCTGACGCAAGGGTGGCGACGTTTTACCTGGAAGCAGATGCTAGCTAATACGTTCGATCCTAGTCCATTCCCATTGGAGCGTACGCTAACGGTGAGCGGACAAGTGCTGAACGACGGCAAGCGGCCTATCGCAAACAGCGACGTCGCCCTTATTCTGTCGCGACCCGATCGTGGATTTGCCAATGCTACCACCGATGCTGATGGTCGGTTTTTATTCACGGGCTTTAGCGGCAGTGATACCACGCAGGCCCTAGTACAAGCAAAAGGCACAAAGGGCAACCGCAGCCCTGTGGTTCGGCTCGCCGATCCTTTGGCGCCACTCCCCAAAACCGCATTACCGAGGTTGATCAGTCCGCAGCCGGAAATAGCGGAGTATCTACAAACCAGTAAGAAGCAACAAGTCGCGGAACGGCGCTTTCGCATGGATACTAGCAAGACCATCATGCTAGGGAACGTGACGGTAAAAGGGCGGAGAACGGCCCAACCCGATACCCGCAAGATTTACTCGAACGCCGATGCCACCATTAAGCTCAGTGACATACCCGCCGCGAGCAGCTACGTGAACATTCTGCAAGTGCTGCAAGGGCGTGTGGCCGGTCTGACCATCACAGGCAACGGTTTCGACATGCATGCTCAGATTCGGGGGCAAGGCTCCCCGCAGTTCCTCGTGGACGGTGTACCGGTCGACGACAGCTACATCAGCGCGATTTCGCCGACGGATGTGGAGTCGGTAGAAGTTCTGAAGGGGGCTTCAGCGGCAATTTTTGGGGGCCGTGGGGCTGGGGGCGTCATTGCTATTTACACTAAGCGCGGCAATCCTAATTACGATTACTCCAAAGACCCTGTGCCACCGCGCCTTGCGTACATCAAGCGCCCCGGCTATTACCGGGCTCGCGAGTTTTATGTGCCGCAGTATGACGGCTCCGCCAAAGCACCCACTCGCCCCGACTTCCGCAGCACGACCCTTTATTGGAACCCGCAAGTAAATACCGATGCCAGCGGCATTGCCCACCTATCTTTCTACTGCTCCGATGCGAGCGGCCCCTTCCAAGTAAACGGCGAAGGCTTATCGGTGAATGGCACACCAGGGCTAGGTACCAGCAAGTTTTTGGTGCAATAA
- a CDS encoding DsbA family oxidoreductase: MKVEIWSDIMCPFCYIGKRKFENALQQFAGRDAVEIKWRSFELDPNMETVPGQSIHELLATRKGVSVNEGKQMNDYMAGVAAEVGLHYDFDRMIPTNTFLAHRFLHLAAAHGLQDVAEERVFAAYFVEGKNVGDLGTLAQLGAELGLDAAEVTQVLETEAYANQVRLDEYEAQQVGARGVPFFVFNDKYAVSGAQPSELFLEVLEKVQSEEKPVIVAGTDGAACDVDGNC; this comes from the coding sequence ATGAAAGTAGAAATCTGGTCCGATATCATGTGCCCGTTTTGCTACATTGGCAAGCGGAAGTTCGAAAATGCATTGCAGCAATTTGCCGGGCGCGATGCGGTCGAAATAAAGTGGCGCAGCTTTGAGCTCGACCCTAATATGGAAACCGTTCCTGGGCAGAGCATCCACGAGCTGCTAGCCACGCGCAAAGGTGTGTCGGTGAACGAAGGCAAGCAGATGAACGACTACATGGCGGGCGTTGCCGCCGAGGTAGGCTTGCACTACGACTTCGACCGCATGATTCCGACGAATACCTTCTTGGCCCACCGATTCTTGCACCTAGCTGCGGCGCACGGCCTGCAAGACGTTGCCGAAGAGCGGGTATTTGCGGCGTATTTTGTAGAAGGAAAGAACGTAGGCGACCTAGGTACGCTCGCGCAGCTCGGCGCCGAGCTTGGGCTTGATGCTGCGGAAGTAACCCAGGTGCTCGAAACGGAGGCTTATGCCAACCAAGTGCGTTTGGATGAGTACGAAGCGCAGCAAGTGGGAGCCCGCGGGGTGCCCTTTTTCGTGTTCAATGACAAGTACGCCGTGTCAGGCGCGCAGCCATCAGAACTGTTTTTGGAAGTACTGGAAAAGGTACAAAGCGAAGAAAAACCGGTAATAGTAGCTGGCACCGACGGCGCCGCCTGCGATGTAGACGGTAACTGCTAA
- a CDS encoding YsnF/AvaK domain-containing protein: MAQTVVGFFDTAAEAQQAAQQLAAAGFSLDSVDVAQSSQGGNRGNYYNSNSSTSGADRDPSDYQNTSGTLTEGAADAAGRTGDSIGNFFSNLFGGDDDDTQRYTHVARNTGSIVTVHASSAEHASRAAEILDAAGAVDVDERASQSGYQSNNYAANTGTQATTTDGQVSAQVIEENLQVGKRVEQTGGARLRSRIVERPVEASVRLREEHVTVQRNPVNRPATDADFAAFKEGDVEITESAERAVVGKEARVVEEVTLGKEVSEREETIHDTVRKTEVDVEQIPNSGTTSTGTTNTTNNTNNTNNTNTGSY; the protein is encoded by the coding sequence ATGGCTCAGACCGTAGTAGGATTCTTCGACACCGCTGCCGAAGCGCAGCAAGCCGCTCAACAACTAGCCGCTGCCGGCTTCAGCCTGGATAGCGTAGACGTAGCCCAATCGTCGCAAGGTGGCAACCGTGGCAATTACTACAACAGTAATTCTTCCACTAGTGGCGCCGATCGTGACCCATCGGACTACCAAAACACAAGTGGCACTTTAACGGAAGGTGCTGCTGATGCAGCCGGCCGCACGGGTGACAGCATTGGCAACTTCTTCAGCAACCTTTTCGGAGGTGATGATGATGACACTCAGCGTTATACGCACGTAGCTCGTAACACAGGTTCTATCGTAACCGTGCATGCAAGCTCAGCCGAACATGCTAGCCGTGCCGCCGAAATTCTCGACGCAGCAGGTGCTGTAGATGTAGATGAGCGTGCTTCACAGTCCGGTTATCAGTCTAACAACTACGCTGCTAACACCGGCACGCAAGCCACCACAACAGATGGCCAAGTATCGGCTCAAGTAATTGAGGAGAACCTGCAAGTAGGCAAGCGCGTGGAGCAAACGGGCGGTGCCCGTCTGCGTAGCCGCATCGTAGAGCGCCCTGTAGAAGCTAGCGTGCGTTTGCGCGAAGAGCACGTAACGGTGCAGCGTAACCCCGTAAACCGTCCAGCTACCGATGCTGACTTCGCTGCTTTCAAAGAAGGCGACGTTGAAATCACGGAAAGCGCAGAGCGTGCTGTAGTAGGCAAAGAAGCCCGCGTGGTGGAAGAAGTAACGCTCGGCAAAGAAGTGAGCGAGCGTGAAGAAACTATTCACGACACGGTGCGCAAGACGGAAGTAGACGTGGAGCAAATCCCAAACAGTGGCACAACCAGCACGGGTACCACGAATACGACCAACAATACGAACAACACAAATAACACGAACACTGGCTCTTACTAA
- a CDS encoding YsnF/AvaK domain-containing protein, translating to MSATQDLSQQAAPDPQRISSTTPAEITVPVIEEYLRVEREVVETGRVRITKSVTQVPEAAVVPLVHEEVNVERVARNQYVDVAPTVRQEGDVTIIPVVREVLVKRLLVVEELHITKRRVETLETQQMVLRKEEVHVERLTPDGTVTPLNSATT from the coding sequence ATGAGTGCCACCCAGGATCTAAGTCAACAGGCCGCGCCAGACCCGCAGCGTATCTCCTCAACTACGCCGGCAGAAATAACGGTTCCGGTGATTGAGGAATACCTTCGTGTTGAGCGCGAAGTGGTAGAAACAGGGCGTGTACGCATCACCAAAAGCGTGACGCAAGTGCCGGAAGCGGCCGTGGTGCCTCTCGTGCACGAGGAAGTAAATGTCGAACGCGTGGCTCGCAACCAGTACGTCGACGTAGCGCCCACGGTACGGCAAGAAGGCGACGTGACCATCATCCCAGTTGTGCGTGAAGTGCTCGTAAAACGACTACTCGTAGTAGAAGAACTACACATCACGAAACGCCGGGTTGAGACGCTGGAAACCCAACAGATGGTATTGCGCAAAGAGGAAGTTCATGTAGAACGCCTCACGCCTGATGGCACTGTAACGCCGCTTAATTCAGCAACGACCTAG
- a CDS encoding aldo/keto reductase: MEYKELGDSGIKTSVITFGSWAAGGWMWGGTEQNDAVGAIHAAYDLGVTSIDTAPIYGQGLSEEIVGEAIKSLPRDKVQILTKFGMRWDLAKGDFGFKTKDNSGHDLDVYKYAAPESIIKECEDSLRRLGTDYIDLYQIHWPDVTTPIADTMGAVAKLIEQGKVRAVGVSNYSVEQMQEAAKTVKLASNQVPYSMVKRDIERDVVPYCLEHNKAILAYSPMQLGLLTGKVTPGYQFGEGDLRKNNPLFSGENLTRINGFLDKIKPLAESKSATLAQVVLRWTIEQPGITVALVGARNADQATQNAKAVEVKLSAEELDFITKQLNQLQLA; this comes from the coding sequence ATGGAATACAAAGAATTAGGCGACTCTGGTATCAAAACATCCGTCATCACATTTGGCAGCTGGGCCGCTGGCGGCTGGATGTGGGGAGGTACCGAACAAAACGACGCTGTAGGTGCTATTCATGCGGCCTACGACTTGGGAGTTACCTCCATTGACACAGCTCCTATCTACGGCCAAGGTCTGAGCGAAGAGATTGTGGGCGAAGCCATCAAGAGCTTACCACGCGACAAGGTGCAGATCCTGACCAAATTTGGCATGCGCTGGGACCTAGCAAAGGGTGACTTTGGCTTCAAAACCAAGGACAACAGTGGCCACGACCTTGACGTGTACAAGTACGCGGCGCCAGAAAGCATCATCAAGGAGTGCGAAGACAGTCTGCGCCGCCTCGGCACCGACTACATCGACCTTTACCAGATCCACTGGCCCGACGTGACCACGCCTATTGCCGATACAATGGGCGCCGTGGCCAAGCTGATTGAGCAAGGAAAAGTTCGCGCAGTAGGCGTGAGCAACTACTCGGTGGAACAGATGCAAGAAGCCGCAAAAACGGTGAAGCTAGCTTCAAACCAAGTACCTTACAGCATGGTGAAGCGCGACATCGAGCGCGACGTGGTACCTTATTGCTTAGAGCACAACAAAGCTATTTTGGCCTACAGTCCCATGCAGCTAGGTTTGCTAACGGGTAAGGTAACCCCCGGCTACCAATTCGGTGAAGGCGACTTGCGCAAGAATAACCCCCTGTTTTCGGGCGAGAATCTTACCCGGATTAACGGTTTTCTGGACAAAATCAAGCCCTTGGCGGAAAGTAAAAGCGCCACCTTGGCACAAGTAGTGCTACGCTGGACCATCGAGCAGCCTGGCATCACGGTAGCCTTGGTAGGCGCCCGCAACGCCGATCAGGCTACGCAAAATGCGAAGGCTGTTGAGGTGAAGCTTTCAGCTGAAGAACTCGACTTTATTACCAAACAGCTCAACCAGCTTCAGTTAGCCTAG
- a CDS encoding YdeI/OmpD-associated family protein, whose amino-acid sequence MESTPLTFQSLLEPGGPSFMPMSILVVPLSVVEDLGGKTVRRVISTLNGHTFRLGLHPMKTGERYLMISKEIRNQIGIQLGAQVTVTLLPDPEPDAVDLPLELAQALAEWPEAEAGFLRLKPSMKRAVAQHIRSAVRPETRAERIVKVLHLLAAGQHPFGATSRD is encoded by the coding sequence ATGGAATCTACGCCACTCACTTTCCAGTCCTTGTTAGAACCCGGCGGACCTAGCTTCATGCCCATGTCCATTCTGGTAGTACCGCTGTCGGTCGTTGAAGACCTAGGTGGCAAAACTGTGCGGCGCGTGATCAGCACACTAAACGGGCACACATTCCGACTTGGCTTGCACCCAATGAAGACTGGCGAACGGTACCTCATGATCAGCAAAGAAATTCGCAATCAAATTGGCATCCAGCTAGGTGCACAAGTAACCGTCACCTTACTCCCGGACCCAGAACCCGATGCCGTTGATTTACCCCTTGAGCTTGCGCAAGCCTTGGCGGAATGGCCCGAGGCAGAAGCAGGCTTTCTGCGCCTAAAACCTAGCATGAAACGGGCGGTCGCGCAGCACATCCGCAGTGCCGTACGGCCCGAAACTCGCGCCGAGCGCATTGTAAAAGTCCTGCATTTGCTTGCGGCGGGTCAGCATCCATTTGGCGCCACCTCACGCGACTAG